TACATGGAAAATTCTCTGATTTAGCTTGAAACTACGAGATAAATGAGCTTATATTTGTTGATTTCTTGCACTAGGTTTAGTGGCTTTTCATGTGAAAAGTATTCTATTTCATGCATTTGGTGTGTGTTTTGGGGTTGATGGATTTTTATCTATTGACAATTGATTTGCATTAGTAGGTTGGAAATGTTGAGGCTTTAAATTGTTATTATGCACATGGAGAGCAAAACTCAAATTTTCAGAGACGTAGCTACTGGATGCTGGACTCGTGAGTATAACTATATTCATTGGTGTTCTTGATTTTCAACACCTTATAAGTTAGCTGACGTGCTATGATTTTAGGGAATTTCTTACTTATTTGATGAAATTCTGAGCAAGGTGGAAATTTAAGTGTATGCAGAtaaaaagggggggggggggggaagagGCTATATTAAATTATCCACCCACTCCATTATAATAATTCTTACTTTGTGGCAAACAAGATAAATTGATGATAATGTCATGGGCTGTATTTGCTCATGCTTTGCTTTTCTTGGCAGGGCGTACGAGCATATTGTTCTTGTTCATTATAGAGAGATTGGTGAGGTACGTTTCTATTATCAGAAAGTGAAAAGCAATAACTCATGGTATTTTTTTTACCATAGTATACATCCTTCAACAGCTGCAGTGATAGCCTAAGGAGCCAGGATATGTTGACTTTACTGCATTGGCTATTGAACTCTGATCTAATTCTGttacaaagaaaaaaaagtccCTGAAATTTCGCCACCCATGCACAAACTTTCAGGATTTGAATCTACTGCCACCTTTGGATGAATTTCCTCACAACCTAGATTTTTTTGTTGGAGACATCATTCACTTCTACTCTGCCTTGCTTTTATATGATACCTTTTTCTTTCTAACAAAGAAATTTGATTCATTTCAACATTTGGTATATCACCTAATACTGCACAGGTTCATTTTCAAGTCAATGTGCTCACATGGTTACATTAATTCATACAGGGAAAGTCCACTCCTGGACCTGCTGCACAGTTATCACCAGGGTTTTCTTCCTCTTTCAGCCCAAGTCAAACATCTTATACTACTCAGAATCCAGATTCTACCTCTGCAATTACTGATAAATATGACCCATACCGGAATTCATCTAGTCCAAGTTCCATAGAAGTCAGTTCGGAGATGGTTACCAAGGAAAATGGATTAGACGCTACAACAGAATTTACTAGTTATAGAAAGGATGAGGTTAGTCAATATTTGAGAAGACTGGAGGAGCAGTTGAGTCTGACCGAGGACAGCATCAAAGAAATTGATCCATTATGCAGTGAGGAAAGAGCCACAGATAATACAGAACTTCTGGAATATGAAAAGCAAATCCCCAAGGAGGATAACTCTGCAAATTTGTTATTTAGACCAGAATATTTTGTGAATAATCAATCTTATGGTGGACATGCTGGAATGCAGCTGCAGACTAACAATCTTGTGCACCTTCAGGATGCAGGTTTGTGGTTAGGTCATGTATATGAGATTGAACTAGTTTAACTGGGTTCATTCTCAACCTGTTCTGCTAGTTTCTTAACTGCATgtgtttatattatataattttatcatacCATGTTTAAACGGAAAAGGGAAACAATTTTAAATAAGCGacaaatcattttttttaatatatcttaTTGTTTTCTTATATTGGAAATGCAACCAAGTTTTTTAGGTATTCTAAGAATCTATTGATTATGGATTGAGAGGTTGTTCGCCTTCAAGGAAATTACTGCATAACTTGGAGTAAAATTGAGTCAAGCTACTACTATTTATGTTGTTTTCAAACATTAATGatctatttattttaacatGACCCTTGTGGGGTACATGGGGACTAATCAATCGGCAACCCTAAAACTTTGAGATCTTAGCTGGAAACAACAGAATTTTTTCGCCTAAAGTTTTGACTTTTGAGTAGTTCACTTGTTATTTATAGCTGGTAAAAGGTAGTGTTTGCAAGTACAACAGGCATATCAGGGATCTATTTGCTCATGTATTCGTTTTTATTAGATATtttctttgtgcatatataaataaaataaaacaaaatgggAGGAAGCAAGAGAGAGTTACTAATGGCTTTGTTTTCTGTAGGTGATAGTGGCAAATATGATCAATCGTATCTAGACAAGTATGCAGATGGGAATAATGAATCTGTGTCTTGGAATGAAGTGTTGGACCCCAGTAAAGCTTCATCCGGTGCGGAGTACCAGGTGAAATATTTAAACACTATTTGCATTTATGATGGTTACATGGTTGTGATATGCCTTGTGGCATACTGTTCTATTATGAGTTAAATTCTTATATTCAAAATCAAGTTGTACATTTGGATTTGGAATACACCATGTAAATTATGTTGACCCTTGTACATTAATTCAAAATTCTGAGAGTGAATTTCCACATTTCTTTTATGATGGTGATTTAGTAATATCTACAACAGGAAAAGCCCCAGCCTTCTTTAAGGGGACCAGCTGAAGAGCATGAATATTCTGGTTGGCTAAATTTCAATGGAACTAATGCCAGAAATTGTACGATTTCTTCTGCTCTTTTTGATAATTGGCATTGTAACTTTCAGTATCCAGTGAACTCTTAATAAGCTTTGACAATCTTAATATATTGTCAGCTTCCCTATTGCTGCATCAAGaagttgaaaattttgaaattcctGCTTACGCTCCTGTTATTGGAAGTCATGAAACCAATCCAGACTACTATTCAATGCTATACGACCCAGGCCAGCTTGGAGTGCCAATTGAAGCAGATTCAAGTTTGACTGTTGCACAACAGCAGAAATTTATTATCTGGGAAATATCCCCAGACTGGGGTTTTACCTCTGAGGCTACAAAGGTAGGCTTCATCCAATTCCATTTACTCCATGCATTTTCCAAATTTTGCTCCATTCAATGAGAAAATGGTAATATTCCAATAATGGATTTATTGTGTGGTTTAAAGACTCTACAATAACTCATTGTGTAAGCATTTATTGGAAATGGGGATACTTTTGAAGTGTGCTTAATAGAGTTCTAATTGATAACACTACTACTTCTGCAGCTCTGTGATACTTTTCTTTTCCATCTATAGTTTTTTGGATTCAACAAAGTTAAAAGTTATGAGTAAATACAAATGGCCAAAAAGGATGCAATGGGGTATTCTTAAATAGTTGAATATAGCACTTTAGTTGGTAATCCTCCTGGCTGACTAAATGTACATTTAAGGTGGGAACTGCACCAGCATATATTGAATTGAAGTGCTATCAAACTCAGGGTCATTATTCAACTGCACCCTATTCTGTGATTGATCCAGCCAGAGAGTCAAGTCCACCTCATGATGTCTTTATATGTTTGAGAATTCAGCATACAAAGACAATATTGGCTTTATTTATAGATAGCATAAAACTGTCTGCTGAGGATAGTTCCTTAGTTTAACCGTGCTGAATAAGTTGCCTAATGAAGTTCCTATAAATAAACGTACTCGGTGCACTGGCCTATGGATTTTATCACTTAGATACCAGTATATTTCACTTCTTCaggattttcttaaaataatattcTTATGCATCTTTTGTTTAGTTGCGATTCCCTTTAGAAGGAAATTGCAAAGTTTGAAGCCTAGATTCTTGATGTAGGTAATTGTTGTTGGATCTTTTCTATGTGACCCATCACAATCAGCATggacatgcatgttcggtgatACCGAGGTTCCAACTGAAATCATTCAAGAAGGTGTTCTCCGCTGTCAAGCACCTCCCCATCTTCCAGGAAAGGTCACTTTCTGCATTACTTCTGGCAATCGGGAGTCTTGCAGTGAGGTCAGAGAATTTGAGTATCGAGCTAAGAGTAGTTGTCCTCATTGCAGCTTATCCAAAACAGAAGTTGCTAAGAGTCCAGAAGAGTTGTTGTTACTTGTCAGATTTGTGCAGTTTCTTCTTTCTGATCCCTCTTTGCAGAAAGAAGACAGCATAGAAACAGGAATTCAGCTAATGAGAAAATTAAAAACTGGTGATGATTCATGGGGAAGTATCATTGAGGCTCTCTTAGTTGGTAATGGAACTTCAACAGGCACTGTTGATTGGCTTCTTCAACAGCTTCTAAAAGACAAATTGCAGCAGTGGCTTTCTTCCAAGTTTCAAGAAAGACAAGATCAACCTAGCTGTACCTTGTCCAAGAAAGAGCAGGGGATCATACACATGGTTGCGGGGTTGGGTTTTGAGTGGGCCTTGAGCCCAATTCTCAGTCATGGAGTCAGTATAGACTTCCGTGACATTAATGGATGGACTGCTCTTCATTGGGCTGCTCGTTTTGGAAGGTAAACTAAGCATCTAGTGTGTTTCCataatttttcatttgtttatttTGTAGTTCGTTAATGCTGTAATAGAAGAATAGGT
This genomic interval from Manihot esculenta cultivar AM560-2 chromosome 12, M.esculenta_v8, whole genome shotgun sequence contains the following:
- the LOC110628679 gene encoding calmodulin-binding transcription activator 4 isoform X1, with protein sequence MSQSGYDINVLFQEAQARWLKPAEVLYILQNHDKYQLTQEPPQKPTSGSLFLFNKRVLRFFRKDGHNWRKKKDGRTVGEAHERLKVGNVEALNCYYAHGEQNSNFQRRSYWMLDSAYEHIVLVHYREIGEGKSTPGPAAQLSPGFSSSFSPSQTSYTTQNPDSTSAITDKYDPYRNSSSPSSIEVSSEMVTKENGLDATTEFTSYRKDEVSQYLRRLEEQLSLTEDSIKEIDPLCSEERATDNTELLEYEKQIPKEDNSANLLFRPEYFVNNQSYGGHAGMQLQTNNLVHLQDAGDSGKYDQSYLDKYADGNNESVSWNEVLDPSKASSGAEYQEKPQPSLRGPAEEHEYSGWLNFNGTNARNSSLLLHQEVENFEIPAYAPVIGSHETNPDYYSMLYDPGQLGVPIEADSSLTVAQQQKFIIWEISPDWGFTSEATKVIVVGSFLCDPSQSAWTCMFGDTEVPTEIIQEGVLRCQAPPHLPGKVTFCITSGNRESCSEVREFEYRAKSSCPHCSLSKTEVAKSPEELLLLVRFVQFLLSDPSLQKEDSIETGIQLMRKLKTGDDSWGSIIEALLVGNGTSTGTVDWLLQQLLKDKLQQWLSSKFQERQDQPSCTLSKKEQGIIHMVAGLGFEWALSPILSHGVSIDFRDINGWTALHWAARFGREKMVAALIALGASAGAVTDPTSQDPIGKTPASIAANSGHKGLAGYLSEVALTSHLSSLTIEESELSKGSAEVEAERTVDAISKGSFAVSEDQVSLKDTLAAVRNAAQAAARIQSAFRAHSFRKRQEREAATSAYSIDEYGVNSSDIQGLSAMSKLAFRNARDYNSAALSIQKKYRGWKGRKDFLAFRQKVVKIQAHVRGYQVRKHYKVICWAVGILDKVVLRWRRKGAGLRGFRNEAEPNDNDDESEDEDILKVFRKQKVDVAIGESVSRVLSMVDSPEARLQYHRMLERYRQAKAELGETSEAAATSLADMENDDMYHFQ
- the LOC110628679 gene encoding calmodulin-binding transcription activator 4 isoform X2 produces the protein MSQSGYDINVLFQEAQARWLKPAEVLYILQNHDKYQLTQEPPQKPTSGSLFLFNKRVLRFFRKDGHNWRKKKDGRTVGEAHERLKVGNVEALNCYYAHGEQNSNFQRRSYWMLDSAYEHIVLVHYREIGEGKSTPGPAAQLSPGFSSSFSPSQTSYTTQNPDSTSAITDKYDPYRNSSSPSSIEVSSEMVTKENGLDATTEFTSYRKDEVSQYLRRLEEQLSLTEDSIKEIDPLCSEERATDNTELLEYEKQIPKEDNSANLLFRPEYFVNNQSYGGHAGMQLQTNNLVHLQDAGDSGKYDQSYLDKYADGNNESVSWNEVLDPSKASSGAEYQEKPQPSLRGPAEEHEYSGWLNFNGTNARNSSLLLHQEVENFEIPAYAPVIGSHETNPDYYSMLYDPGQLGVPIEADSSLTVAQQQKFIIWEISPDWGFTSEATKVIVVGSFLCDPSQSAWTCMFGDTEVPTEIIQEGVLRCQAPPHLPGKVTFCITSGNRESCSEVREFEYRAKSSCPHCSLSKTEVAKSPEELLLLVRFVQFLLSDPSLQKEDSIETGIQLMRKLKTGDDSWGSIIEALLVGNGTSTGTVDWLLQQLLKDKLQQWLSSKFQERQDQPSCTLSKKEQGIIHMVAGLGFEWALSPILSHGVSIDFRDINGWTALHWAARFGREKMVAALIALGASAGAVTDPTSQDPIGKTPASIAANSGHKGLAGYLSEVALTSHLSSLTIEESELSKGSAEVEAERTVDAISKGSFAVSEDQVSLKDTLAAVRNAAQAAARIQSAFRAHSFRKRQEREAATSAYSIDEYGVNSSDIQGLSAMSKLAFRNARDYNSAALSIQKKYRGWKGRKDFLAFRQKVVKIQAHVRGYQVRKHYKVICWAVGILDKVVLRWRRKGAGLRGFRNEAEPNDNDDESEDEDILKVFRKQKVDVAIGESVSRVLSMVDSPEARLQYHRMLERYRQAKFMEVTRSHIIKLLATLFICQIPSSSI